A genomic window from Gambusia affinis linkage group LG16, SWU_Gaff_1.0, whole genome shotgun sequence includes:
- the spata7 gene encoding spermatogenesis-associated protein 7 homolog, giving the protein MGYLELNVSMESRTGSVSSGLEGSSGVRRQKIRNISFCPQSSSKVARSIIKDHMLSHYKKIYSAKATIDTSAPKSLMQSVKYNDQMRKQQQWKDDRPSSAFSSSHRNSRTSCFSAQYDENPYHFPRSSIMASTPRLNSSFNAKDIVYPSCSVNSHYARPSSERRYRSPDTTFQRKQSTCSLVASRDQGFYKTFQDPVKKTYSGDLLEKHSQHFTQEKPFTPKTLKSDKSSYLSRYRYYRGPQIKSSQDDSNSKLLGGETAGESSDHKEYTEEPDGLSQEYSTEHEWSEDEVTGSYLPPLQHEHKTKSRDNSFFDSSSRFSPRVGKSPIRSLILAEEEELLYLEFISSVTEDILSRGHISDRMLNRVMNRHIEMNLHRLDEGKMRHLLEVLRNEFEEPSDRSTSTKDPLKHGKALLDSVFSNFEFGPKPLETKEDDDIIPHALQINPPDLSDYDDLSWVSTRPCFPVRTSSSTKTRAEDEKKEKDEESVGLTFCSGDLIDSSQDSQGDFLQTDITEMNVQNENYEHITMSTDVNQSDEPSKEAEDLGNFLSESLHMSSKTDSENVVAAEETNTNQHEDVSDDDF; this is encoded by the exons CTCTGGAGTGAGAAGgcagaaaattagaaacatCT ctttctgtCCTCAGTCCTCCAGCAAAGTGGCTCGGTCCATCATTAAAGATCACATGTTGTCCCATTACAAAAAGATTTACTCAGCTAAAG CTACTATTGATACCTCTGCACCCAAGAGCTTGATGCAAAGTGTGAAGT ACAATGATCAGATGAGAAAGCAACAGCAGTGGAAAGATGATCGTCCTTCTTCAGCTTTCTCTTCTTCACATAGGAATAGCAGAACGTCCTGCTTCTCAGCGCAA TATGATGAGAACCCCTACCACTTCCCAAGAAGCTCCATCATGGCCTCCACCCCGAGATTAAACAGCTCCTTCAATGCCAAGGACATTGTTTACCCATCCTGTTCAGTCAATTCCCATTATGCCCGACCTTCATCAGAGAGAAGATACCGAAGCCCTGACACAACTTTTCAAAGAAAGCAGTCCACATGTTCGCTGGTAGCTTCAAGAGATCAGGGTTTCTACAAGACCTTCCAGGATCCTGTGAAGAAGACGTACAGTGGAGACTTGCTCGAAAAACATTCCCAGCACTTTACTCAAGAGAAACCATTCACTCCCAAGACCCTGAAGTCCGATAAGAGTTCATACCTGTCAAGATATCGCTACTACAGAGGACCACAGATTAAATCGTCTCAGGATGACAGCAACTCAAAACTGTTAGGTGGAGAGACAGCTGGTGAAAG CTCAGACCACAAGGAATACACTGAAGAACCTGATGGGCTGTCCCAG GAATATTCCACAGAGCACGAATGGTCTGAAGATGAGGTCACTGGTTCATACTTACCACCATTACAACACGAGCATAAAACGAAAAGCAGGGACAATTCTTTCTTTGACTCCTCATCCAG GTTCTCTCCACGAGTTGGAAAGTCCCCTATTAGAAGCCTTATTTTGGCAGA AGAAGAAGAATTGCTGTACCTTGAATTCATTTCTTCTGTGACTGAAGATATTCTGTCCAGGGGCCACATCTCTGAcag GATGCTCAATCGGGTGATGAATCGACATATCGAAATGAATCTGCATCGGCTTGATGAG GGTAAAATGCGCCATCTTCTGGAAGTGTTGCGTAATGAATTTGAGGAACCCTCCGACAGATCCACCTCAACTAAAGACCCTCTGAAACATGGGAAAGCTTTACTTGATTCTGTATTTTCGAATTTTGAATTTGGGCCTAAACCGTTAGAGACTAAAGAAGACGATGACATCATTCCTCATGCCTTACAAATTAATCCTCCTGATTTGTCAGATTATGATGATCTTTCATGGGTTTCTACACGCCCATGCTTTCCTGTAAGAACTTCTTCTTCAACCAAAACAAGGGCAGAGGAcgagaagaaagagaaggatGAAGAAAGTGTTGGCTTAACGTTTTGTAGTGGAGATCTTATAGACAGTAGTCAAGACAGTCAAGGGGACTTTCTTCAGACAGATATTACTGAAATGAATGTCCAGAATGAAAACTATGAGCACATCACTATGAGCACTGATGTGAACCAAAGTGATGAGCCGTCTAAGGAGGCAGAGGATCTGGGAAATTTTTTGTCAGAGTCGTTACATATGTCTAGCAAAACAGACTCTGAAAACGTAGTAGCTGCTGAagagacaaacacaaaccaacaTGAAGATGTCAGTGATGATGACTTCTGA